Proteins found in one Arthrobacter sp. U41 genomic segment:
- a CDS encoding ribonuclease HII, whose amino-acid sequence MSEAPTLDYERRFRSSGARLLAGIDEVGRGALAGPVSVGIAVIDLHQQKLLADVRDSKLLKVADRERLVPLVKRWSVASAVGHASANEIDALGIVAALRLAGTRAWFAVLAAGVTPDVVLLDGSHNWLSPATQPSLFDEGPAEPACDAPVHTLVKADLQCLSVAAASILAKVERDGMMRELHHEYPAFGWYENKGYGTAAHKDALRAAGPTPYHRVSWQLLAD is encoded by the coding sequence ATGTCAGAAGCCCCCACCCTCGACTACGAGCGCCGCTTCCGCAGCTCGGGCGCCCGGCTCCTCGCCGGTATCGACGAGGTGGGCCGCGGCGCCCTCGCCGGGCCCGTCAGCGTGGGCATCGCCGTGATCGACCTTCACCAGCAGAAGCTGCTCGCCGATGTGCGGGACAGCAAGCTGCTCAAGGTGGCGGACCGCGAACGCCTCGTGCCGCTGGTCAAACGCTGGAGTGTGGCTTCGGCCGTCGGGCACGCATCGGCGAATGAGATCGACGCCCTCGGCATCGTCGCCGCGCTCCGGCTCGCCGGCACCCGGGCCTGGTTCGCGGTCCTGGCCGCCGGGGTGACCCCGGACGTGGTGCTGCTGGACGGCAGCCACAACTGGCTCTCGCCGGCGACCCAGCCGTCCCTGTTCGACGAGGGGCCCGCGGAGCCGGCCTGCGACGCGCCGGTGCATACGCTCGTCAAGGCGGACCTGCAGTGCCTGAGCGTTGCCGCGGCATCCATTTTGGCCAAGGTGGAACGTGACGGCATGATGCGCGAACTGCACCACGAGTATCCGGCCTTCGGCTGGTACGAAAACAAGGGCTACGGCACGGCAGCGCACAAGGACGCGCTCCGCGCCGCCGGTCCCACGCCCTACCACCGGGTGAGCTGGCAGCTGCTCGCAGACTGA
- a CDS encoding RNA-binding protein encodes MLAEALEHLVRGIVDSPEDVKVSAKNNRRGDTLEVRVHQDDLGRVIGRQGRTARALRTVVAALADGEPVRVDVVDTDRRR; translated from the coding sequence TTGCTGGCAGAAGCGCTCGAACACCTCGTCCGAGGGATCGTTGACAGTCCTGAGGATGTCAAGGTCAGTGCGAAGAACAACCGCCGCGGGGACACCCTCGAAGTGCGCGTTCATCAGGACGACCTCGGACGGGTGATCGGCCGCCAGGGCCGCACCGCACGCGCCTTGCGCACTGTGGTGGCAGCACTGGCGGACGGCGAGCCGGTCAGGGTCGACGTCGTCGACACCGACCGCCGCCGGTAA
- the lepB gene encoding signal peptidase I has protein sequence MEHTKRQPRKLGWRFVLAAVILAVLISGLVRSLWLDVYYIPSASMEPLFREGDRILVSRTDYRAEPVGRGDIIVFDGRGSFAPLNSGNGPVLEFLGGVGHWIGLSGGDNTYVKRVIGLPGDHVVCCDAGGRLTVNGQQVAEPYLYDGDAPSELEFSVIVPAGRLWLMGDHRSLSADSRSLLGAPGGGMVPVDRVIGRPVRIIWPLDRFTAVARPAEAATTTEKNGQ, from the coding sequence ATGGAACACACAAAACGCCAGCCCAGGAAACTCGGCTGGCGTTTTGTGTTGGCCGCCGTGATCCTCGCCGTCCTTATCAGCGGACTGGTCCGCTCCCTGTGGCTCGATGTCTACTACATCCCCTCCGCCTCGATGGAGCCGCTCTTCCGCGAGGGGGACAGGATCCTCGTCTCGCGCACGGACTACCGGGCCGAGCCGGTGGGCCGTGGCGACATCATCGTTTTTGACGGCAGAGGATCCTTCGCCCCGCTGAACAGCGGCAACGGCCCCGTGCTGGAGTTTCTCGGCGGCGTCGGGCACTGGATCGGCCTCTCCGGCGGCGATAACACCTATGTCAAACGCGTCATCGGCCTCCCCGGTGACCACGTGGTCTGCTGCGACGCCGGGGGCAGGCTCACAGTCAACGGCCAGCAAGTTGCGGAACCCTATCTTTATGACGGGGATGCCCCCAGCGAGCTGGAGTTCAGCGTGATTGTTCCCGCCGGCCGGCTCTGGCTGATGGGGGACCACCGCTCCTTGTCGGCAGATTCCCGCAGCCTTCTGGGCGCCCCCGGCGGAGGCATGGTGCCGGTGGACCGGGTGATCGGCAGACCCGTCCGGATCATCTGGCCGCTTGATAGATTTACAGCAGTAGCACGGCCAGCCGAGGCCGCCACGACGACAGAAAAGAACGGACAGTAA
- the rplS gene encoding 50S ribosomal protein L19: MHILDSVDAASLRTDVPVFRAGDTLKVHVNIIEGKNSRVQVFQGFVLGRHGDGLRETFTIRKVSFGVGVERTFPVHSPIIDKIELVSKGDVRRAKLYYMRDLRGKAAKIKEKRDFHTAK, encoded by the coding sequence ATGCATATTCTCGATTCCGTAGATGCAGCCTCGCTGCGCACCGATGTTCCCGTCTTCCGCGCGGGTGACACCCTCAAGGTTCACGTGAACATCATCGAAGGCAAGAACTCCCGCGTCCAGGTCTTCCAGGGCTTCGTCCTGGGTCGCCACGGCGACGGCCTGCGCGAAACCTTCACCATCCGCAAGGTCTCCTTCGGCGTGGGCGTGGAGCGTACCTTCCCGGTGCACTCCCCGATCATCGACAAGATCGAGCTCGTCTCCAAGGGTGACGTGCGCCGCGCCAAGCTGTACTACATGCGCGATCTGCGTGGCAAGGCCGCGAAGATCAAGGAAAAGCGCGACTTCCACACCGCAAAGTAA
- the lepB gene encoding signal peptidase I, with translation MPETGPRTPDPRGQDQPRVTSSAIPAAELPVGGGSAVTPVQDAPAHPTPDDRDTPAAGGPAHAGTASKRARKAKSRERHSPLFLWVKEVATVVLVAIVLSFLIKTFLFRAFYIPSESMVNTLDVNDRIFVNLLVPEPFALEHGDVVVFRDTQGWLVPMAEKEAGPFTWVQDGLTFIGLLPDNSEQHLVKRVIGLPGDRVVCCDAGGRLMVNGAPLDESYINPAEVPQARDFDVVVPAGKVWVMGDNRNHSADSRAHTDSNGGFVDIADIEGKAAVIAWPLNRVTALDNYADVFRDVPAPAGK, from the coding sequence ATGCCCGAGACCGGACCCCGGACTCCTGATCCGCGCGGGCAGGACCAGCCCCGGGTTACCTCCTCAGCGATCCCCGCGGCGGAGCTCCCGGTAGGCGGGGGCTCCGCTGTCACCCCTGTGCAGGACGCTCCTGCGCATCCGACTCCGGACGACCGTGACACCCCGGCTGCAGGAGGACCGGCCCATGCTGGGACCGCGTCCAAGCGTGCGCGCAAGGCCAAGTCCCGGGAGCGCCACAGCCCGCTGTTCCTCTGGGTGAAGGAAGTGGCCACGGTGGTGCTCGTCGCCATCGTGTTGTCCTTCCTGATCAAGACTTTCCTTTTCCGGGCCTTCTACATCCCGTCCGAATCCATGGTCAACACCCTGGACGTGAACGACCGCATCTTCGTGAACCTCCTTGTCCCGGAGCCTTTCGCCCTGGAGCATGGCGATGTCGTCGTGTTCCGTGACACGCAGGGCTGGCTCGTCCCCATGGCGGAGAAAGAAGCCGGCCCCTTCACCTGGGTGCAGGACGGGCTGACGTTCATTGGCCTGCTGCCGGACAACTCGGAGCAGCACCTCGTCAAGCGTGTCATCGGACTGCCCGGTGACCGTGTGGTTTGCTGCGACGCCGGCGGCAGGCTCATGGTCAACGGCGCGCCGCTGGACGAGAGCTACATCAACCCCGCCGAAGTACCCCAGGCCCGCGACTTCGACGTCGTGGTCCCCGCAGGCAAGGTCTGGGTGATGGGCGACAACCGGAACCATTCCGCCGACTCCCGCGCGCACACGGACAGCAACGGCGGCTTCGTGGACATCGCCGACATCGAAGGCAAGGCTGCGGTGATTGCCTGGCCGCTGAACCGCGTCACCGCCCTTGACAACTACGCGGACGTCTTCCGCGACGTGCCCGCCCCGGCCGGAAAATAG
- a CDS encoding DUF2469 domain-containing protein produces the protein MSAEDLENYETDMELQLYREYRDVVGLFSYVVETERRFYLANHVDLQARSADGEVYFDLTLQDAWVWDVYRSARFVKSVRVITFKDVNVEELPRSEELALPKAGDLGN, from the coding sequence ATGAGTGCCGAGGACCTTGAAAACTATGAGACCGACATGGAGCTGCAGCTCTACCGCGAATACCGGGACGTTGTCGGGCTGTTCAGCTATGTGGTCGAGACCGAACGGCGTTTCTATCTGGCCAACCACGTTGACCTGCAGGCCCGCAGCGCCGACGGCGAGGTCTACTTCGACCTGACGCTGCAGGACGCCTGGGTCTGGGACGTCTACCGCTCCGCGCGCTTCGTCAAGAGCGTCCGCGTCATCACCTTCAAGGACGTCAACGTCGAGGAGCTCCCGCGCAGCGAGGAACTCGCCCTCCCCAAGGCCGGGGATCTCGGGAACTGA
- a CDS encoding YraN family protein, whose translation MRAKDVLGRRGEEFAAGYLKAQGMRIVDRNWRCAEGEIDIVALDGDTLVIAEVKTRRSLAYGHPFEAVGADKLARLHRLASAWCRDHELRFPLRRVDVIAVLDDGTGGPAVEHLKGVG comes from the coding sequence ATGAGAGCTAAAGACGTGCTGGGCCGGCGCGGGGAGGAATTCGCGGCCGGTTACCTCAAAGCCCAGGGCATGCGGATCGTGGACCGCAACTGGCGGTGTGCCGAGGGTGAAATCGATATCGTCGCGCTGGACGGCGACACTCTGGTCATCGCCGAAGTGAAGACACGCCGGTCCCTCGCCTACGGGCACCCTTTCGAAGCCGTCGGCGCCGACAAACTGGCCCGGCTGCACCGGCTGGCCTCCGCGTGGTGCCGCGACCATGAACTTCGCTTCCCGCTGCGCCGGGTCGATGTGATCGCCGTGCTCGACGACGGCACCGGCGGCCCCGCCGTGGAACACCTCAAGGGGGTGGGCTAG
- the trmD gene encoding tRNA (guanosine(37)-N1)-methyltransferase TrmD, protein MRIDVVSIFPEYLAPLELSLIGKARQDGLLELNVHDLRDFTTDRHRTVDDTPYGGGAGMVMKPEPWAQALAAVAADRPIDAARPVLIVPSPAGERFTQATAHELAEEERLVFACGRYEGIDERVMEWAAGHFTVRPVSLGDYVLNGGEVAVLAMVEAIGRLLPGVVGNPESLVEESHSDGLLEYPVYTKPSSWRDREVPAVLLSGNHGKIAQWRRHEQYRRTAERRPDLLEVFDAAKLPRADRTAFADLGYDVVDGHLERRADAGGESA, encoded by the coding sequence ATGAGGATCGACGTTGTCAGCATTTTCCCCGAGTACCTGGCGCCGCTGGAACTCTCGCTGATCGGCAAGGCGCGCCAGGACGGGCTGCTGGAACTGAACGTCCACGACCTGCGGGACTTCACCACGGACCGCCACCGGACGGTGGATGACACCCCGTATGGCGGCGGCGCCGGTATGGTCATGAAGCCCGAGCCGTGGGCCCAGGCGCTGGCAGCCGTGGCGGCCGACCGGCCCATCGACGCGGCGAGGCCGGTCCTGATTGTGCCGTCACCGGCGGGGGAGCGGTTCACCCAGGCCACGGCCCACGAACTGGCGGAAGAGGAACGGCTGGTGTTCGCCTGCGGCCGCTACGAGGGCATCGACGAGCGCGTGATGGAATGGGCCGCCGGGCACTTCACGGTGCGGCCCGTAAGCCTCGGCGACTACGTCCTCAACGGCGGCGAAGTGGCAGTGCTGGCCATGGTGGAGGCCATTGGCCGCCTGCTGCCCGGCGTCGTCGGCAACCCGGAATCCCTGGTGGAGGAATCGCACTCGGACGGGCTGTTAGAGTACCCCGTGTACACCAAGCCCTCCAGCTGGCGGGACCGTGAGGTTCCGGCGGTGCTGCTCAGCGGCAACCACGGCAAGATTGCCCAATGGCGGCGGCACGAACAGTACCGGCGCACCGCCGAACGCCGGCCGGACCTGCTCGAGGTGTTCGACGCCGCCAAGTTGCCCCGCGCGGATCGCACCGCCTTCGCGGACCTCGGGTACGACGTCGTCGACGGCCACCTCGAGCGCCGCGCGGACGCCGGCGGGGAATCCGCCTGA
- the rpsP gene encoding 30S ribosomal protein S16 — MAVKIRLKRFGKMRAPYYRIVVMDARSKRDGRAIEEIGKYHPTEEPSYIEVDTDRAQYWLGVGAQPSEQVAAILKITGDWQKFKGLPGQEGTLKTKAPKAPFVTPEKGSVIIPEAITKKAKKDDAAEAPADAAEAETTEAE, encoded by the coding sequence GTGGCCGTAAAGATTCGCCTTAAGCGCTTTGGCAAGATGCGCGCACCGTACTACCGCATCGTCGTCATGGACGCACGCTCCAAGCGTGACGGCCGTGCCATCGAAGAAATCGGCAAGTACCACCCGACCGAAGAGCCTTCGTACATCGAGGTCGACACGGACCGTGCCCAGTACTGGCTCGGCGTCGGCGCACAGCCGTCCGAGCAGGTCGCCGCGATCCTCAAGATCACCGGTGACTGGCAGAAGTTCAAGGGTCTCCCGGGCCAGGAGGGCACCTTGAAGACCAAGGCCCCCAAGGCTCCGTTCGTGACCCCGGAGAAGGGTTCCGTGATCATCCCGGAAGCCATCACCAAGAAGGCCAAGAAGGATGACGCTGCCGAGGCTCCCGCCGACGCCGCCGAAGCAGAGACCACCGAGGCTGAGTAA
- the rimM gene encoding ribosome maturation factor RimM (Essential for efficient processing of 16S rRNA), producing the protein MQLQVARIGKPHGIRGEVTVQVLTDAPGDRFVPGTQFVVEPASAGPLTILSARWNKDILLLAFEEIETRNEAETVRGAKLFIETEELNDDEDDEGWYEHELEGLEVRVGDQVVGKVSGLRTLPVQDLLMVTATDGKEILIPFVEQIVPEVNVGEGYVLVTPPPGLFEVNADDEVAKAGEQPTSGEQPKSDGAAAEERPDAGDDA; encoded by the coding sequence ATGCAGCTTCAGGTGGCACGAATCGGCAAGCCCCACGGCATCCGCGGCGAAGTGACCGTCCAAGTGCTCACGGATGCGCCCGGCGACCGTTTCGTCCCCGGAACCCAGTTCGTGGTGGAACCCGCCTCGGCCGGCCCGCTCACCATCCTCAGCGCACGCTGGAACAAGGACATCCTGCTGCTTGCCTTTGAGGAGATTGAAACCCGCAACGAGGCGGAGACTGTCCGCGGCGCCAAGCTGTTCATCGAAACTGAAGAACTCAACGATGATGAGGACGACGAAGGCTGGTACGAGCACGAGCTCGAGGGACTGGAAGTCCGCGTGGGTGACCAGGTGGTCGGCAAGGTGTCCGGCCTCCGCACCCTCCCGGTCCAGGACCTGCTCATGGTCACCGCGACGGATGGCAAAGAAATCCTGATCCCGTTTGTGGAGCAGATCGTCCCCGAGGTCAACGTCGGGGAAGGCTACGTCCTCGTCACCCCGCCTCCGGGCCTCTTCGAGGTCAATGCCGACGACGAGGTGGCCAAGGCCGGGGAGCAGCCGACATCCGGGGAGCAGCCGAAGTCCGACGGCGCCGCCGCCGAGGAGCGTCCCGATGCCGGAGACGACGCCTAA